Proteins encoded in a region of the Botrytis cinerea B05.10 chromosome 11, complete sequence genome:
- the Bcpio9 gene encoding Bcpio9, producing MPLVDPVTNSAAGGDDKNQVWMSKLAGKKIGETSDETTFAKQDLPEEHRIIEPGSMVTKDFKENRLNIHLNEDGTVSHVNHQ from the exons ATGCCTCTCGTCGATCCAGTTACCAACAGTGCTGCCGGTGGCGATGACAAGAACCAGGTGTGGATGAGCAAATTGGCTGGAAAGAAGATTGGTGAAACCAGCGATGAGACT ACATTCGCAAAGCAAGATCTTCCTGAAGAGCACAGAATCATCGAGCCTGGTTCGATGGTCACCAAGGATTTCAAGGAGAACAG ACTCAATATCCatttgaatgaagatggaacTGTTTCCCATGTCAACCACCAGTAG